From the Paenibacillus sp. R14(2021) genome, the window TTCGTCTATCGCAGCTCCGAAATGGAAACCCAGCGGCGTTCTTCGATCGATTTATCTACGGCTTCCAATACGGCTTGGCACTCCACGCCGTCCACGAAATTCGGAATCGGCTGGCGATCCTCGGCGATCGCGTTCATGAATTCCACCATCTCGTGCGTGAACGTATGCTCGTAACCGATTGTATGCCCTGCCGGCCACCAGTTCTCGCTGTACGCATGCGCGGCATCTGTAGCCAGCACGCGGCGGAAGCCCTGCACGTCGGCGGCATCGTCCGAGAAGTATACTTCGAGCTCATTAACGCGCTCGAAATCGAACTTGATGCTGCCCTTGCTGCCGTTGATCTCGAACGAATTCGTGCAGCGGTGGCCAGGCGCGAAGCGAGTCGCTTCGATGCTGCCAAGCGCACCGTTAGCGAAACGCGCCAGAAACAGCGTTGCGTCATCGACAGTAACCGAACCCTTAGGCGCATCTTTGTCGCCCTTTGCGCTCAATCCTGTCATCGCCGTCGGCAGCGGACGTTCTTTCACGAACGTTTCGCTCATGCCGATCACCTCGTTGAACTCGCCGACCAGGAAACGAGCCATGTCGATGACATGCGCGCCCAAATCGCCATGGGAGCCGGAGCCGGCGATCTCCTTCTGCAGTCGCCATACGAGCGGGAAGCTAGGATCCACAATCCAGTCCTGCAGAAAGAATCCGCGGAAATGATAAATTTGGCCGATGCGGCCCTCCTCGATCAGCTTCTTCGCCAGCTGTACGGCCGGTGCAAATCGGTAGTTGAAACCAACCATATGCTTCACGCCGGCTTTCTCGGCTTCATTCAGCATCTCGACGGAATCTGCAAGATTCAGCGCCAGCGGCTTCTCGCAGAAAATGTGCTTGCCTGCTTTCGCCGCGGCAATGGCAATCTCCTTATGAGCGTCGCTAGGCGCATTGATATCGACGACATCGATATCCTCGCGCTCGACCAGCTTCCGCCAATCCGTCTCGGCGCTCTCCCAGCCGAACTGCGCGCGCGCCTGCTCCAAGCCGGCAGCGTCGCGGCCGCAGATGACCGACATTTGCGGCCGTTTGACGTTCGGGAAAAACATCGGCAGCGCGCGGTAGGCGTTGCTGTGCGCTTTCCCCATGAATTTATAACCGATCATGCCAATGCGAATATTGCTCATCGTTTTGTTCCACCTCTCATTGGAATAGGTTAAAAGTCAGGCAATCGTTAGGTTCTGTTCGTTCCTGCGGCTGCAGAGGAAGCGCGTTCGATCAGCTTGACCGGCAGCTTTGCGTCGAAGGACGCAGCGGACTCCGGATTCGGATCCTGCATCCTATCCAGCAATCTTGAAGCCGCCTCCGACCCGATTTCAAAGAACGGCACTCTGATTGAGGAAAGCGGCGGGTCCGTCATGCGTACGACATCGGAATCATCACAGCCGATGAGCGCCGCTTCCTCGCCGACTCGGATACCGAGCTCCTTCAACCCTTGCAGCAGACCGATCGCCATCCGGTCATTCGCCGCGATCACCGCATCGATTTGCCCGCTGCGAATCAGATCTGCAACCGCTTTCGCTTGTAAATAGCCGCTCTTGCGGCTGTAATTGCCGAGGAGCACCCGTTCGCTCAAGAACGGAAGGCCTGCCTCCTCAAGCGCATCCCGATATCCTTGAAGCCGATCTAAGCTGTTAGAGTAGACGGAAGGTCCATTCAAGAAACAAATTTGCTTGCAGCCCTGATGAAGCAGATGCTTGACCGCATCATAGCTGCCCTTTCGCTGATCGGCGTCCACCGTGTTGTAGGCTTCACCGTCAAACCGCTGATTGACCAGGCAGAAGGGGTGATGGCCGGCTTTCAGCTCAGCCAGCGCTGCGCGTTCGGGCGGCACGTCTTGCGCACCCAGAATGATACAGCCGTCCACCTTCTGCGTCCGAAACAGGTTGGCATAGTCTCGCGGCTCGTCGGGTTCGCGGAAGAGCAGCAACAGATCATAGCCGCGCTGTTTGGCCGTCATGCCAATCCCGCTGAGCACTTCTGAGAAATAGTACGTCGAGAACAGGTTGACCTTTGGCAGCATAGGCAGAATGACGCCAAGATTGCCGCTTTTACGCAGCGCAAACCGCTGTGCAAGCGAACTCGGCACATAATTCAGCTGCTCCGCCGCTTCAATGACGCGCCTCGCCGTTTCTTCCTTCACCGAGCCGACGCCGCTCAACACGCGCGATACCGTCGCCTCGGACACGCCGGCAAGCTCAGCGACTTTTTTACGGATAAGTCCTTCCTCCCGTTCAGCATAACTCTCATAATGTACACGCGTACATTTTCGCATGAAGCTCTCTGAATGTCAACGTGAATTGTGTGCAGCCGCATTCGACAAGGCAAGGCGCAGGATGCCGCTTTTACCGTCTCTGTCACACTTAGCATGTTAGCTTTGCGCAGACTGACGCTTAGATGCAAAAAGACCCCGAATCCGCAATGGCTTGCAGACTCGAGGTCTTCCTATCCGTCATACTTCTACTCGATTACGGCGCCATCTCCAAAAACTTGGAGGTTGGGTTCTTATCCATCGCCGTGCGCATCGCGTATTCGTTCTCGAACAGCGCAACGTAATTGTCTTTCTTGTCTTTCACGAGCGTGGAATTAATCCGATACTTGGAAGGATCGATTTTATCGTCGACGATCC encodes:
- a CDS encoding Gfo/Idh/MocA family protein — encoded protein: MSNIRIGMIGYKFMGKAHSNAYRALPMFFPNVKRPQMSVICGRDAAGLEQARAQFGWESAETDWRKLVEREDIDVVDINAPSDAHKEIAIAAAKAGKHIFCEKPLALNLADSVEMLNEAEKAGVKHMVGFNYRFAPAVQLAKKLIEEGRIGQIYHFRGFFLQDWIVDPSFPLVWRLQKEIAGSGSHGDLGAHVIDMARFLVGEFNEVIGMSETFVKERPLPTAMTGLSAKGDKDAPKGSVTVDDATLFLARFANGALGSIEATRFAPGHRCTNSFEINGSKGSIKFDFERVNELEVYFSDDAADVQGFRRVLATDAAHAYSENWWPAGHTIGYEHTFTHEMVEFMNAIAEDRQPIPNFVDGVECQAVLEAVDKSIEERRWVSISELR
- a CDS encoding LacI family DNA-binding transcriptional regulator, encoding MRKCTRVHYESYAEREEGLIRKKVAELAGVSEATVSRVLSGVGSVKEETARRVIEAAEQLNYVPSSLAQRFALRKSGNLGVILPMLPKVNLFSTYYFSEVLSGIGMTAKQRGYDLLLLFREPDEPRDYANLFRTQKVDGCIILGAQDVPPERAALAELKAGHHPFCLVNQRFDGEAYNTVDADQRKGSYDAVKHLLHQGCKQICFLNGPSVYSNSLDRLQGYRDALEEAGLPFLSERVLLGNYSRKSGYLQAKAVADLIRSGQIDAVIAANDRMAIGLLQGLKELGIRVGEEAALIGCDDSDVVRMTDPPLSSIRVPFFEIGSEAASRLLDRMQDPNPESAASFDAKLPVKLIERASSAAAGTNRT